The following nucleotide sequence is from Psychroflexus torquis ATCC 700755.
CAATAAATTGATCGTTATAATAGCTATAGAAATTAGAAATCGAGCGATCACCATCTCTTTTCTTGTAAGGGGTAAACTAGCTGTATGATTTCTTACTGCCTTATTTTTAAGTTCAGGCAAAAACGGTACAATTACCGTAAGAATGATAAAGGAGGTAACCCCTGAGGTAAACATTCGTGACAAGTTGGTATTGATGAAAATCATAAACATTCCCATGGTCAATGCCATAAGAGAAACTCCTAATATACGTGTACGGTATACCCTAAAATCTCTTGAAACCAGCTTTAAAATTATTTGAAGGTTCATATATCTTTCTTTTTAAAAATTTTGGTAGATAAAACTGTTGACCCTTTCATCATCAAGATAGTGAAAGCTGTAACTACAATTAATAAGGCCCACTTATTTTGATTTAATATCCAAGATATTCCTTCTGGATACCCATTCCATGAATGGTTGTAGTTGGCCATTAATACTACAAAAATCACGAATAGAATAAACTGTAATACACTATGAATAGCAACTCCTTTCATCAAACCAAACTTAAAGTAAATCGGGTACGAGTAGCTTTTGAACAGTAATAGTATCATAAATGCAGATATCCATATGATTGGGTTATTGATGATTTCCAATTCAGGATTTCCTAATCCTCCATGGAAATACACCACAACTTGGACGCCAAGAAAATGTAGAACTAATGCAAGTGCCAATTGCACAATAGAGCTTGTATACTTGGCTACTACAATCTGATTTCTTGTGACTGGCAGACTGATACAAAATTCATTCATTTTGTACATTTCATCAATCATCATAAACACTAAGGATACAGCACTACTGCTCAATAGTACTACAACAAAATAAATGACCAGCTCAGGATCTGCGCTACCATTTTCTTCAATCATATGGTATATAAACAACAGGCTTATGCAAAAAAGGATTGCTAAACTAACTAATTGATATAACCAATTTGCCCGAAAATCTTTAAGGATTAGCTGTAGCATTTTATGAATTCTTTTTTAGTTCTAAATTGGTATAAAACATAATATCTTCTAAACTAGCTTTCTCATAGAGTACCTTCTTTTCAAATATGCGCTCTGTAAGCACTCTATTTCGGCTAAGCGCTTCAAAGCCATATGCTCCTGTTCTAATGCCAACAAAACTCTTTCTAGTTTCATCGTCTAACAAATCATTGTCGCCTTTTACAATAACATACTGCTCAAAGACATCATCCTTCGTTTTAGAAAAAACTAGCTTTCCGTCATGGATATAGGTTATAAAATCGGCCACTTGTTCTATATCTGTTGTAATATGCGATGAAAATAAAATCGACTTATTTTCATCTTGCATTAGTTCCCTTAAAAAATCAAGTAGCTCTCTCCTCACCACAGGATCCAAACTAGAAGTAGGCTCATCCATTATAATAAAGTCGGCGTTATGGGATAATGCAATTGCTATGGAGCTTTTCATCGCCATTCCTTTTGAAAATTTCTTTAATTTTTTGTTTAGAGGTAGGTTGAAACGATGCACAAGATCTTTGAATGCTGCCTCGTCCCAGTTTTCATAAAAAGGGGCCACTGTATTTTTGAATTGCTTTAAATTGAGGTGTTCATAATGAATAGGAGTATCATAGACGAAACCTATTCTTTTCTTTATTTCTACTTCAAATTTTTGATGGTCTTTCTCAAAAATTTTAATCTCACCATGTTCCTTCATTACAAGATTCATAATCATCTTTATGATGGTGGTTTTCCCAGCACCATTTGGTCCGATTAGGCCCATTATATATCCTGTAGGTAATGAAAAGGACACGTCATCTAAGCAGAAATCGCCATAATCTTTAGATACTCCCGATACTTCTAATATATTACTCATTGTAATTGTGTTCTATTATTCATTATTATCATGATAAAGGATGGATAACATTTCCTGAAGTTCTGCAAAGGTAATCCCCAATTTCAGTGCTTCTGTAACTGTTTCTTCCATCATATCTTCAATGGATTTCATTTTCTTCTCTCTCAGTAATTCTTTGTTTTGGATGGCGACAAAAGTTCCTTTTCCGCCTACCACATCTATAAACCCTTCTTTTTCCAACTCTTCGTAAGTGCGCTTGGTCGTAATTACGCTTATATGAAGTTCTTTAGCCAACTTTCGAATGGACGGTAAACCATCTCCCTCTTTCAAATCACCTGCTATTATTTGGGCTTTTATCTGCTGACCTATCTGTTGATAAATCGGTTGAGATGATGCATTTGAAATTATTATTTTCATTTATCTACTGTTACTTTATCAATATAATTGTTAATACAGTTAATAGTGTATATACTGTACATATACAAATATATAAAATTATTTGAATTATTGATGTTTAAAATAAAAAAAAGCAGGGGGAAAACCAAAAAAGCTTGCTATAAACATCGTTAGAAATAAGATTTTATCAGTCAGCTGTCGCAAGATGATGTGTTTGTTTTGTAGGACTTTAGAATTTGTGCGTCTTAAAGGAATGATCACACAAGTAGGCAACTCTTCCAGAAAAAATAGGGTAACAAGCTGGATGGGAAGCCGCATGCCGCTTACTTCTCAATGAGGTGAGTTGCTGCCTGAAGTCAAGTCCTTAAAAGATGTTAAAGCAAGGCAACATCAAGAAAATATCGTACCTCAAAATCATGAATTCTTAATAGAGACTTTCGAAACCCGAGGATATCATTTGGTATTTTATCCTTTTAAAGGAAGATTGGTCCACATGGCAATGGCTGGACTAATTGCTTACCGCATTAGTTTATTGCAACCTATACGCTTCTCACTGGCCTATAACAATTATGATTTTGAGATTTTAAGCAATTAAGAATTTGACATGCAAAATGTGCTGGACAATAACCTCATTACTGCAGATATGATTTTGGAAGATCTAGAAACCAGTGTCAAGGCTACAGAGCTCGCCAAAATAAAATTTAGGGATATCTCTATTATCGCAGGACTGGTCTTTGGAGGTTATGCCAACAAAGCGATCCAGATAAAACACCTACAAAGCAGCAGTGAGTTATTATTTGAGGTCTTTAGAGATAATGAACCAGATATTCTGCTTTTTAGACAGGCCTATATAGAAACCTACGAACAAGAAATTGAGAAATACCGATTGCGAGAAGCTTTTGAACGTATAGAAAATCAAACCATCGTCTGGAAAGCCTGCAAACAACCTATACCTTTTTCTTTTTCTTTCCCTATCTTCACTGACCTCTTGCGCGAAAAATTAAGCAGTGAAAAACTAACCGATCGCATCAAAAGGATGAAATCAATTTAGGAATAATTGTTGTTACCATGATTTACATTCCTTAAGTTTGTTACAAAAATAAAATATACGTCATGTTTTTAAATTATAATATTGTGAAATTACTATTTATGTTATTATTCACCGCATTTGCAACTGCGCAGACTTATGACACAGTAAATTTCCAAAACCCTACAGGACGTCAAAATATTGATTATAATAATGAGATGCAAAAAGGAATGCGTGTTTTAAAAAGAACAGATGGATCCCTTATTCTAGGTGGTCGTAGCGGATCCAACGCAAACATTATGAATGACTTTTTGCTTATTTGTGTCAATCAAGATGGTACTAGATGTTCCGATTTTGGAATAAACGGTGTTCAAGATGATTCAGGTTTTTTCATTTCTACTGTATATGACTATGCGATCCAAAATGACGACAAAATTATTATATCGTCTAACTTTAATAGTGATTTAAATGTGATACGTTTGAATAGTGATGGCAGCAGGGATGTTACCTACGGCAACAACGGAATAGTAACGATACCAACTCCTTCAGACGCGATAGGTTTTGCTGGAAATGGAAAAATTTTTACTTTAAATGATGATAAAGTTATCGCAGTGTTGAACTACAGGTTTTCGGTTTCTCCCTCTCGATACAAAACTGCAGTCTATAAAATAAACACGACAGGTGTTGTAGATAACTCCTTTGGTACATCTGGCATGCTCAGTTTAGATTACGGTGGTTTCTCAAGCTTTTGCAGTGATCTATTTCAATCGGGAACATCTCTACATTTACTTTCGGGAGGTATCCCTAGCGTTGGAACAGGTAGAGTAACACATCTACAAAAAATAGACTTAAATGGAGTACCTGATAGCACTTTTGGTATGAATAGTATTCTTGAAATCTCAAACGTAAACTTGAGTGCTGCAATTGACATTAAAGGCTCGACAATCGCTCTTTGTGGTTTAGGTTTAACTGTGGGACTCTTCGATAGTACAGGCAGCCCTATTTCATCGTTTGGTGCCGAAGGAGTCGAAGTTTATAATATCACAAACGGGCAAGATTTTGGGCGAGATATAATCATACAGCCTGATGGTAAATTATTAGTTTTATTTAGAGGAAGAATGGGAACTGTAGGAGAAGACGGATTATTAATGCGTTTACTTGCCGATGGCACTTTAGATACTAGTTTTAATGATCCTATTAGTAGCACTGAACCAGGAGTGTTCTCCATGAGCATAGGATTAGGGAATAATTCACAAGATAACATGTTGTTAACAGACGATGGAACCTTATTTGTTATAGGATATGCTAACTTTTTTAACCCTACTGGATTTGATATAATAATTAGTAAATTACTAATTCTAGACGGTACTTTGAGCACAACGGACGTTTTAAGTAATAAAGTTAGGATATATCCCAATCCTGTAAATGACCTATTAAATTATGAAGGTATTGAGGACATTAGTAAAATTAACATATTTGACTTGACCGGTAGAAAATTACTTACTTCTATTCCTAATCAACAACAGTTTATAAATCTAACTTCCTTAGCTATTAAAAATGGCTTGTATATAATCCAATTCGAAACATTAAAAGGCTTTATTACTAAGAAATTTTTAAAATCTAATTTATAAGTAAGCTTTCTCTGTATGTAGACAGGCATTCATTTTGGTAAAGTCTAATTTATATTCTGATATCTCTTATTGATTAAAATTTAAACTTTCTTCACTTGTATAAATAGACATTTATACAAGTCTATGCCCTTTTCTAGTCTTCACACCTATCCATCATATTTCTTCTTTGAACCGCTACTTGACTTCTAAAACTCATCCTGTTTTCATGTGCTTTGTTACTTATGCGTCCATATCTGGTGATGATATCAAATCTATCTACTGCGATCTCCCAAAACTTATTACTAGCACCTTATGCAAATTCGTGGCGTTTGAAAGAAAAGTAATTGGTAGTTTTAGGACTCTCTACCCCCACAAGTTTAATACCGATTTGAACCTATAATGTCACCACGAATCGTTTTACCGATACAAATTCGGCACAGGCTTTTTCGCCTGGTTTTTATCAAAAATAATCGCTGTAGCTAAGGCAATACTAATTATTTTTAACTTGAATCAATCAAAAGACCTGTGCTGAACTACGTCGTAGTATAACTCAATTTATATATATGCCTTATAAATTTAATTTGGTATTAGTTGATAACTAGTAGAACAACCCATACATAAAAAACTACAGTTCGGAAATTAAAAATATGCTAAAGGAGCTTTTTCCCCTAGTTTTGAACAACTTAATTAAACTTGAAAAATGGAAAACACGATACAGGTTTTAATTTATATTCATGCAACATTTGGCGGGGTTGCTTTGCTTGCTGGTTTAGTATCTACAATTGCAAAAAAAGGGAAAACAATTCATAGGAAATTTGGATTAATTTTCTTCTATTCCATGATGTTATCTGGAATAATAGCTATGATAGTCGCTGTTTTGCCCAATCACGAAAGTCCATTTTTATTTGCTGTCGGAATTTTTAGTTTATATTTTGTTTTAACGGGGAATAGAGCTTTGAAATTCAAAAGAAGAAATCCTGATTTGAAGATTGATAAATGGATATCCATCAGTATGATTATAACTGGATTTTTAATGATTACACTACCTATTATACTTACAAATAGTATACATATAGTTTTGGTAGTATTTGGAATAGTTGGGATGATTTTTTCAATTAAAGATTTAGTATTGTATAAAAATCCTGATCGATTGAGAAAAGGATGGTTAAAAATGCATTTAGGTAAAATGCTAGGGGGGTATATTGCTGCAACGACGGCATTTGTTGTAGTGAATCAATTTTTTCCGAGTTTTTATGGTTGGTTTATTCCTGGGGTTATTGGTGGACTTGTAATAGCATACTGGTCTAGAAAAATAAATAAAAAAACAGTTTCTAGAGAATAACTCAGCATATCGCCAGCCAGCAGTGTGCTACCTTTTCTGTATGATCCAAGGCTATATAGTATCTAATCGGAAATTAAAAACTCTTAAAAATTTTCTTAAAATCGTTTTCTTTTATTTTAGTTTGTGAGTTTTTGTCTGTATGCAGCAGCAATTATACATTCACAGAACAAGCAATTAAAAATGAGAGATTACTTAAAATCATTTAACATACTTACAGATGAAGACATTGATGTGTTCGAAAGCAAAGTAATTCGCAAAACATTAAAAAAAGGCGATTATTTTGTCCAGGA
It contains:
- a CDS encoding ABC transporter ATP-binding protein — encoded protein: MSNILEVSGVSKDYGDFCLDDVSFSLPTGYIMGLIGPNGAGKTTIIKMIMNLVMKEHGEIKIFEKDHQKFEVEIKKRIGFVYDTPIHYEHLNLKQFKNTVAPFYENWDEAAFKDLVHRFNLPLNKKLKKFSKGMAMKSSIAIALSHNADFIIMDEPTSSLDPVVRRELLDFLRELMQDENKSILFSSHITTDIEQVADFITYIHDGKLVFSKTKDDVFEQYVIVKGDNDLLDDETRKSFVGIRTGAYGFEALSRNRVLTERIFEKKVLYEKASLEDIMFYTNLELKKNS
- a CDS encoding GntR family transcriptional regulator — encoded protein: MKIIISNASSQPIYQQIGQQIKAQIIAGDLKEGDGLPSIRKLAKELHISVITTKRTYEELEKEGFIDVVGGKGTFVAIQNKELLREKKMKSIEDMMEETVTEALKLGITFAELQEMLSILYHDNNE
- a CDS encoding T9SS type A sorting domain-containing protein, whose product is MKLLFMLLFTAFATAQTYDTVNFQNPTGRQNIDYNNEMQKGMRVLKRTDGSLILGGRSGSNANIMNDFLLICVNQDGTRCSDFGINGVQDDSGFFISTVYDYAIQNDDKIIISSNFNSDLNVIRLNSDGSRDVTYGNNGIVTIPTPSDAIGFAGNGKIFTLNDDKVIAVLNYRFSVSPSRYKTAVYKINTTGVVDNSFGTSGMLSLDYGGFSSFCSDLFQSGTSLHLLSGGIPSVGTGRVTHLQKIDLNGVPDSTFGMNSILEISNVNLSAAIDIKGSTIALCGLGLTVGLFDSTGSPISSFGAEGVEVYNITNGQDFGRDIIIQPDGKLLVLFRGRMGTVGEDGLLMRLLADGTLDTSFNDPISSTEPGVFSMSIGLGNNSQDNMLLTDDGTLFVIGYANFFNPTGFDIIISKLLILDGTLSTTDVLSNKVRIYPNPVNDLLNYEGIEDISKINIFDLTGRKLLTSIPNQQQFINLTSLAIKNGLYIIQFETLKGFITKKFLKSNL
- a CDS encoding ABC-2 transporter permease: MLQLILKDFRANWLYQLVSLAILFCISLLFIYHMIEENGSADPELVIYFVVVLLSSSAVSLVFMMIDEMYKMNEFCISLPVTRNQIVVAKYTSSIVQLALALVLHFLGVQVVVYFHGGLGNPELEIINNPIIWISAFMILLLFKSYSYPIYFKFGLMKGVAIHSVLQFILFVIFVVLMANYNHSWNGYPEGISWILNQNKWALLIVVTAFTILMMKGSTVLSTKIFKKKDI